In Coleofasciculus chthonoplastes PCC 7420, a single genomic region encodes these proteins:
- a CDS encoding type II secretion system F family protein: protein MTNRQNAKIFSQLAKLLNSGINLQQSLTLVGNDLNPAVKRYLQKVSLAVGSGQDFATALTCERRYFNRWTISLIRLAEYSGSLPQTCQILAEDAETQARQERLYGSVKRSAIATIWGFLVLTAAIFNPNATGIIKPEFWLRGLAIALLLWVMIVLVSHFSSPLWLQLVRRLPIFGQIVQARSLLYLAKLRLPLSCGVSILTALDLLREHIPDTVMKGKLSWARRRVRMGQPLSQSLQGKLPATALQMISTGEESGTLDQTLETLAQHYDSELEQRLRSLQVSLRVLSLVVMGCLVAVVGVRGISVLLDSFPE, encoded by the coding sequence ATGACAAATCGCCAAAATGCTAAAATTTTCTCCCAGCTTGCTAAATTACTCAATTCGGGTATAAATCTACAGCAAAGCTTAACCCTGGTGGGAAATGATTTAAACCCAGCCGTTAAACGCTATTTACAAAAAGTGAGTCTCGCTGTTGGTTCGGGTCAAGATTTCGCCACCGCCTTAACCTGTGAACGCCGTTATTTTAACCGTTGGACGATTAGCTTAATTCGTTTAGCTGAATATAGCGGTTCTCTCCCCCAAACCTGTCAAATCCTCGCCGAAGATGCTGAAACGCAAGCGAGACAGGAACGATTATATGGGTCGGTAAAACGTTCAGCTATAGCGACAATTTGGGGATTTTTGGTGTTAACGGCGGCTATTTTTAACCCCAATGCAACAGGAATTATTAAACCAGAGTTTTGGTTAAGAGGGTTGGCGATCGCACTGCTATTATGGGTGATGATCGTCCTAGTGTCTCACTTTTCTAGTCCCTTGTGGCTGCAACTGGTGAGACGATTACCTATTTTCGGGCAAATCGTGCAGGCGCGATCGCTCCTTTATTTAGCTAAGTTACGATTACCGTTAAGTTGTGGGGTTTCCATCCTCACCGCCTTGGATTTACTGCGAGAACATATCCCAGATACAGTGATGAAAGGCAAACTCTCTTGGGCTAGGCGGCGCGTTCGCATGGGTCAACCATTGAGTCAGAGTCTCCAGGGTAAATTACCCGCAACAGCGCTACAAATGATTAGCACCGGGGAAGAAAGCGGAACCTTGGATCAGACGCTGGAAACCTTAGCCCAACACTATGACAGCGAATTAGAACAACGACTGCGATCGCTACAGGTTAGTTTACGAGTTTTAAGCCTGGTGGTGATGGGCTGTTTGGTGGCGGTGGTGGGTGTGCGAGGGATATCTGTGCTGTTGGATTCATTCCCAGAGTGA
- a CDS encoding tetratricopeptide repeat protein, which yields MQLKHIGLTAVLTLLASVSTSTSALATLRYSPEGTPNPYMLELENPQIAQTPSRELVNWLNKGMSLIKAGNYAEAVKAYDQAIEINGESADAWMGRGFALYGLEKYPEAVTAFNQATELDPSLVGAWVGLGMALDDTGKPEDALAAYDQALKVNPNSDWAWFHRGITLGRLERDQEALEAYDQAVRIDPDYERAWFNRGYILVELERYPEAETSFAEVVRINPNSEPGWFMRGLALLEMEQNNTALKAFERVLLINPENANAWYNKGIILENLDGDDWAIFTVFDRVVQLIPDDAGGWFKRGNALLRLDRYADALNSYDRMLELEPDSEVGWYNRGIALALLERYHDAIASFDEALRINPNNTEAKEHRDKLQELVQQQPQDAIG from the coding sequence ATGCAACTCAAGCACATTGGACTGACAGCCGTTTTAACCCTCTTAGCAAGTGTCTCCACCTCAACCTCTGCCCTAGCGACTCTACGGTACAGTCCAGAGGGTACACCAAATCCTTATATGCTGGAACTGGAAAATCCTCAGATTGCTCAAACTCCGTCTAGAGAGTTGGTCAACTGGCTCAATAAAGGAATGTCTTTAATCAAAGCCGGAAACTATGCTGAAGCCGTTAAAGCTTATGACCAAGCGATTGAAATCAATGGGGAAAGTGCTGATGCTTGGATGGGTCGCGGGTTTGCTCTATATGGCTTGGAGAAGTATCCAGAAGCCGTTACAGCGTTCAATCAAGCCACGGAACTCGATCCCAGTTTAGTTGGGGCTTGGGTTGGCTTAGGTATGGCTTTAGATGATACAGGCAAACCTGAAGATGCTCTCGCTGCTTATGATCAAGCTTTGAAAGTAAATCCTAACAGTGATTGGGCTTGGTTCCATCGGGGAATTACCCTGGGACGGCTGGAACGTGATCAAGAGGCATTAGAGGCTTATGATCAAGCTGTTCGCATCGATCCAGACTACGAACGGGCGTGGTTCAATCGCGGTTATATCCTGGTGGAATTAGAACGTTATCCAGAAGCAGAAACGTCATTTGCCGAAGTCGTCCGCATTAATCCAAATAGTGAGCCAGGTTGGTTCATGCGCGGTCTGGCGTTGCTGGAAATGGAGCAAAATAATACCGCTCTCAAAGCTTTTGAACGGGTGTTATTAATTAATCCAGAGAATGCTAATGCTTGGTACAACAAGGGCATTATTCTCGAAAACTTAGACGGGGATGATTGGGCAATTTTTACCGTGTTTGACCGAGTAGTACAACTGATACCTGATGATGCGGGTGGCTGGTTTAAGCGAGGGAATGCTTTATTGCGTTTAGATCGCTACGCTGACGCCTTGAATTCTTATGATCGGATGTTAGAACTTGAGCCTGATAGTGAGGTGGGCTGGTATAACCGGGGAATCGCCCTCGCCCTGCTGGAACGGTATCATGACGCGATCGCATCCTTTGATGAAGCCCTACGTATTAACCCAAACAATACAGAGGCGAAGGAACATCGGGACAAATTGCAGGAACTGGTACAGCAGCAACCCCAAGACGCGATCGGATAA
- a CDS encoding DUF3084 domain-containing protein produces the protein MTSAYILIVAILLLGGVLATLGDRIGTKVGKARLSLFNLRPRKTATVVTIMTGCLISASTLGILFGLSESLREGVFQLDNILRQLRHARRDVEVVNAQKQQVEGELAKTRAEQAKVQQRLDELNSNFQKAQAQLRDISKQASNLRSEIQSLLAERGQLIEQRNQLRADISQLKELVAQRDQELEETSQQLALKNQELEQRNQQLREKEQELAQKDNVIETMAEREARLQEAIAQREARLQELQAELQEAIAQREVRLAQLEEELAQRELLIAQRNKQLQEQEQQLAFLERQVDILEQYYQNYQALRQGNVAILRGQVLAFGVVRIVEPSAASEAVDQLLREANRTATEIILPGSEEPKEPLIQITKAQAEQLIEQIQDGEDYVVRILSAGNYVVGEKPIQAFADAALNQMVFEPGEVLAAVSIDTSTLTNKALQQRIDQLLAASQFRARRAGVLGLIQVADGDPSTLIRFIEQLAESEQPLAVRAIAQDQTSTAGPLKMQLVAIQNGQIVFST, from the coding sequence ATGACCAGCGCTTATATCCTGATCGTGGCAATATTACTGTTGGGAGGAGTCCTCGCAACTTTAGGCGATCGCATTGGTACGAAAGTTGGCAAGGCGCGGCTGAGTTTATTTAACTTACGTCCTCGTAAAACGGCGACGGTGGTCACGATTATGACGGGATGTTTGATTTCTGCCTCAACCTTAGGTATTCTCTTCGGTCTGAGTGAATCCCTGCGGGAAGGGGTGTTTCAATTAGATAACATTCTGCGACAACTTAGACATGCGCGTCGGGATGTGGAAGTTGTTAATGCCCAGAAACAACAAGTAGAGGGCGAACTGGCTAAAACTAGAGCCGAGCAAGCCAAAGTACAACAGCGTCTGGATGAACTGAACAGCAATTTCCAGAAGGCTCAAGCTCAACTGCGAGATATCTCAAAACAGGCAAGTAATCTACGTTCAGAAATTCAGTCACTCTTGGCTGAACGTGGGCAGTTAATTGAGCAACGGAATCAACTGAGGGCAGACATTAGCCAGCTTAAAGAGTTAGTGGCTCAACGGGATCAGGAACTGGAGGAAACCAGCCAGCAACTGGCGCTAAAAAACCAGGAACTTGAGCAGAGAAATCAGCAACTGAGAGAAAAAGAGCAGGAACTCGCCCAAAAAGATAACGTGATTGAAACCATGGCTGAACGGGAAGCCCGTCTTCAGGAGGCGATCGCCCAACGGGAAGCCCGTCTTCAAGAACTGCAAGCCGAACTCCAAGAGGCGATCGCCCAACGGGAAGTTCGCTTAGCTCAACTGGAAGAGGAACTTGCCCAACGGGAACTCCTCATCGCCCAACGTAACAAACAACTCCAAGAGCAAGAACAACAACTGGCATTTTTAGAACGGCAAGTCGATATTCTGGAGCAGTATTATCAGAACTATCAAGCCCTGCGTCAGGGCAATGTGGCAATTTTGCGCGGTCAAGTGCTGGCATTTGGGGTGGTGCGTATTGTTGAACCGTCAGCCGCATCTGAGGCGGTTGATCAACTCCTGCGGGAAGCCAATCGAACCGCCACGGAAATTATTTTGCCCGGATCTGAGGAACCGAAGGAACCCCTGATTCAAATTACAAAAGCCCAAGCCGAACAGTTAATTGAGCAAATTCAAGATGGTGAAGACTATGTGGTGCGAATTCTCTCCGCCGGAAACTATGTGGTTGGCGAAAAACCGATTCAAGCCTTTGCCGATGCAGCGCTCAATCAAATGGTGTTTGAACCGGGGGAGGTGTTAGCCGCTGTTTCTATCGATACTTCAACCTTGACAAATAAGGCACTGCAACAGCGCATTGACCAGTTACTTGCCGCCTCTCAGTTTCGCGCCCGTCGCGCTGGAGTCCTCGGTCTGATTCAAGTTGCCGATGGTGATCCGTCTACCCTGATTCGCTTTATAGAACAGTTAGCCGAATCTGAGCAACCTCTGGCGGTGAGAGCGATCGCCCAAGACCAAACCTCTACAGCCGGACCATTGAAAATGCAGTTAGTCGCGATTCAGAATGGACAAATCGTTTTTAGCACTTAA
- a CDS encoding pentapeptide repeat-containing protein produces the protein MDAAELLKGYAAGERDFEGVKLRGAYLTEAILNGANLRRSDLSGANLSGASLKGSNLSEANLSQANLSVANLSKAELNDANLTAAELVRATLIECNLKRANLTEAHLREASLMFANLAQACLYQADLHGAMLHQAILHWASLKNADLIGAILQGADMRGADLSQACLIRADVSKAILMVADLRGAIVMGANFKAAILTGAVLPDGKMHQ, from the coding sequence ATGGATGCTGCTGAATTGCTAAAGGGTTATGCTGCCGGAGAGCGAGATTTTGAGGGAGTTAAACTCCGGGGAGCCTATCTGACTGAAGCAATTCTCAATGGGGCGAATCTGAGGCGCAGCGACTTGAGTGGTGCTAATCTCAGTGGCGCTAGTTTAAAAGGATCGAACCTGAGCGAAGCCAATTTGAGTCAAGCCAACTTAAGCGTCGCTAATTTAAGCAAAGCTGAACTCAACGATGCCAATTTAACGGCGGCTGAGTTAGTCAGAGCCACGTTGATTGAATGTAACTTAAAACGTGCGAATTTGACAGAAGCGCATCTGCGGGAAGCTAGCTTGATGTTTGCCAATCTTGCCCAAGCCTGTCTTTATCAAGCTGATTTACACGGCGCGATGCTGCATCAGGCTATTTTACATTGGGCAAGCTTAAAGAATGCAGATTTAATTGGAGCAATCCTACAAGGGGCTGATATGAGGGGTGCTGATCTCTCTCAAGCTTGTTTGATTCGCGCTGATGTATCCAAGGCAATTTTGATGGTTGCTGATCTGCGCGGGGCAATTGTTATGGGGGCTAATTTTAAAGCCGCCATACTCACAGGCGCGGTTTTGCCAGATGGCAAGATGCATCAATAA
- a CDS encoding recombinase family protein, producing the protein MRIVAYIYTDPLLESPPDPVIWGWEVDHVYQDLGGRQQWRQLLADCQTEPTDYLLIRRLEELGDSITQVSDRLTQIQALGVIVMATEQSYCSHDSNSQTNLLQLLSEVQQEASSRRLRQGHARNRLNALPPPGKAPYGYRRGKDRYILDRSTAPLVKDFFDQFLLYGSLRGAVRYLEKKYSKKISVATGKRWLTSPVYRGDLAYRNGEVICDTHSPILNREEAAQIDRLLRRNRRLPSRTASAPRSLAGLVVCGECQSQMSVTSVTRPRQTWEYLYLRPVNCPQRPKCRAIPYQQVLDFTIQTICQELPRAVAGINLPNLDEVKQSLKSKIAEQKGVLDQLNHLTATGVLDTETAQLRAYKLRTEQSQLLSQLASLPPVNLGAIAQTVSIPQFWSDLSESERRFYFREFIRQVQLIRQGKEWRLQLIFIF; encoded by the coding sequence ATGCGAATCGTCGCCTACATCTATACTGATCCCCTCTTAGAATCTCCTCCAGATCCAGTTATCTGGGGGTGGGAGGTGGATCACGTCTATCAAGATTTGGGTGGGCGTCAACAGTGGCGACAACTCCTCGCTGACTGTCAAACTGAACCGACTGATTATCTGCTGATCCGCCGTTTAGAAGAACTGGGCGACTCTATTACCCAAGTGAGCGATCGCCTCACTCAAATCCAAGCCCTAGGCGTCATTGTTATGGCAACCGAACAATCCTACTGTTCCCATGACTCCAACTCCCAAACCAACTTACTCCAACTCCTCAGTGAAGTCCAGCAAGAAGCCAGTTCTCGCCGCCTGCGTCAAGGACATGCCCGTAATCGCCTCAATGCCTTACCCCCACCGGGAAAAGCCCCCTACGGCTACCGACGGGGCAAAGACCGCTATATTCTAGATCGCAGTACCGCCCCCTTAGTCAAGGATTTTTTTGACCAATTTCTGCTGTACGGTTCATTACGCGGTGCGGTGCGGTACCTGGAAAAAAAGTATAGTAAAAAAATCTCCGTGGCAACAGGTAAGCGTTGGTTAACCAGCCCCGTCTATCGGGGTGATCTCGCCTATCGCAACGGAGAAGTGATCTGTGACACCCATAGCCCAATTCTCAACCGCGAAGAAGCCGCCCAAATTGACCGTTTGCTGCGTCGCAACCGTCGCCTCCCGTCTCGAACCGCCAGTGCCCCTCGTTCGTTAGCGGGTTTAGTTGTCTGTGGTGAGTGTCAATCTCAGATGAGTGTTACCAGTGTCACTCGCCCCCGCCAAACCTGGGAATATCTTTATCTGCGTCCGGTTAACTGTCCCCAGCGCCCTAAATGCCGTGCGATTCCCTACCAACAGGTTTTAGATTTCACAATTCAAACCATTTGTCAAGAGTTGCCCCGTGCCGTAGCCGGGATAAACCTGCCCAACTTGGATGAGGTCAAGCAATCTCTCAAGAGCAAAATTGCTGAGCAAAAAGGGGTATTAGACCAGCTTAACCACTTAACCGCCACAGGTGTTCTGGATACCGAAACCGCCCAGCTTCGCGCCTATAAGCTTCGCACCGAACAGTCTCAACTCCTTTCCCAGCTTGCTTCCCTACCCCCCGTGAATTTAGGCGCGATCGCACAAACCGTATCCATTCCCCAATTCTGGTCAGATTTATCGGAATCTGAACGCCGATTTTACTTTCGAGAATTTATTCGACAAGTCCAACTCATTCGCCAGGGTAAAGAGTGGCGGCTTCAACTGATTTTTATCTTTTGA
- a CDS encoding VOC family protein — MQITQCLHTAILVSNLEDAEHFYSNILGLSKVERSLKYPGVWYQIGDVQLHLIVDTTLSTHLQNPEKWGRNPHVAFSIANLDDAKTKLLEHNCPIQMSASGRAALFTQDPDGNIIELSQV; from the coding sequence ATGCAAATTACCCAATGTCTCCATACAGCTATTCTCGTCTCTAACCTGGAGGACGCCGAACACTTTTATAGCAACATCTTAGGGTTATCGAAAGTCGAGCGATCGCTAAAATATCCAGGTGTATGGTATCAGATTGGCGATGTTCAACTCCACCTCATCGTTGACACCACGCTCTCAACTCACCTGCAAAACCCGGAAAAATGGGGGCGCAATCCTCACGTCGCCTTCTCGATTGCTAACTTAGATGACGCCAAAACCAAGCTATTGGAACATAACTGCCCGATCCAAATGAGTGCATCGGGTCGTGCGGCTTTGTTCACTCAAGACCCCGATGGTAACATTATTGAACTGAGTCAAGTTTAG
- a CDS encoding helix-turn-helix transcriptional regulator, producing the protein MPEKNARLTLTKLRQRAGLTQQELASAIGVTQKTISIWEKGSVEPKLTFEQTKLLIEVLNCTLDELIAAIKHST; encoded by the coding sequence ATGCCTGAAAAAAATGCTCGACTCACACTAACGAAATTGCGGCAAAGAGCTGGCTTAACTCAGCAAGAACTTGCCAGTGCCATCGGAGTGACGCAAAAGACAATCTCCATTTGGGAAAAAGGTTCGGTTGAGCCTAAGCTGACGTTTGAGCAAACGAAGCTGTTAATAGAGGTGTTGAACTGCACGCTTGATGAGCTAATAGCCGCCATAAAGCACAGCACCTAG
- a CDS encoding helix-turn-helix transcriptional regulator, producing the protein MTEKQEVEQESPLKSRRDQLGLTQRDVAVAVNVSVQTVSNWETGRYREAKLTLPQVKALCRVLQWTIDDLPDDLAPPRSQSADNV; encoded by the coding sequence ATGACCGAAAAACAAGAGGTAGAGCAGGAATCCCCCCTAAAAAGCCGCAGAGATCAGTTGGGTTTGACTCAAAGGGATGTGGCTGTAGCTGTCAATGTATCTGTGCAAACTGTAAGTAACTGGGAAACGGGACGGTACAGGGAAGCCAAGCTGACCTTGCCGCAAGTAAAAGCACTTTGTCGAGTATTGCAGTGGACGATTGATGATTTGCCTGATGACTTAGCACCACCGCGATCGCAATCTGCTGATAATGTCTGA
- a CDS encoding aldehyde dehydrogenase family protein has protein sequence MVTATAPEQNVKIGPTQLLINNEWVESATGRRFETINPATGEVICDVAEADAPDVDRAVQAARAAFESGEWRTMSASSRGRLLYKLADLIEQNKEELARLESLDNGKPLGESMNGDLPLTIACYRYYAGWADKIEGKTIPINGPYFCYTRHEPVGVVGQIIPWNFPLLMQAWKLAPALAAGNTVILKVAEQTPLTALRVGELILEAGFPPGVVNILPGYGPTAGGAIASHPDINKLAFTGSTEVGHLVMEQAAKTNLKRVTLELGGKSPNIVFADADMDAAIEGVHHGLFFNQGQCCNAGSRVFVEEKCYDEFVAKCVERAKQRTVGDPFDAKTKQGPQVDQAQFDKIMSYIEAGQREGAKMLCGGNRIGDRGFFVEPTVFADVDNSMKIAQEEIFGPVMSIIKFKDIDEAIRLGNTTMYGLAAGVWTKDIAKAHAIAHNVRAGTVWVNCYHVFDAAAPFGGFKQSGIGRELGEYCLENYTEVKTVTVQL, from the coding sequence ATGGTAACCGCCACAGCACCAGAACAAAATGTGAAAATCGGTCCGACTCAGTTGTTAATTAACAACGAATGGGTGGAAAGCGCCACAGGTCGCCGATTTGAGACGATCAATCCCGCCACAGGAGAGGTTATCTGTGATGTGGCTGAAGCAGACGCCCCCGATGTAGATAGGGCGGTGCAAGCAGCGCGGGCAGCATTTGAGAGTGGGGAATGGCGCACCATGTCCGCCAGTAGTCGGGGACGATTACTCTATAAACTGGCAGATTTAATTGAACAGAACAAAGAAGAACTGGCACGCTTAGAAAGCCTTGATAACGGCAAACCTCTAGGTGAGTCAATGAATGGTGACTTGCCATTAACCATTGCTTGCTACCGTTATTATGCAGGTTGGGCAGATAAGATTGAGGGCAAAACCATCCCGATTAATGGTCCTTACTTCTGCTATACGCGACACGAACCTGTGGGAGTTGTGGGTCAAATTATTCCCTGGAACTTCCCCTTGTTAATGCAAGCCTGGAAACTCGCACCAGCATTGGCGGCTGGTAATACAGTAATTCTGAAAGTAGCAGAACAAACACCCCTAACCGCATTGCGAGTCGGTGAACTGATTCTGGAAGCGGGTTTTCCTCCGGGCGTTGTGAATATTCTACCCGGTTATGGACCCACAGCCGGAGGTGCGATCGCGTCTCATCCCGATATCAATAAATTAGCCTTTACGGGTTCAACAGAGGTGGGACATTTGGTTATGGAACAAGCCGCCAAAACCAACCTCAAGCGCGTCACCTTAGAATTGGGCGGTAAGAGTCCCAATATCGTCTTTGCTGACGCTGATATGGATGCGGCGATTGAAGGTGTCCATCACGGTCTATTTTTCAACCAAGGTCAATGTTGTAATGCGGGTTCACGAGTATTTGTAGAAGAAAAATGCTACGACGAGTTTGTGGCTAAATGTGTAGAACGGGCAAAACAGCGCACCGTCGGTGATCCTTTTGATGCCAAAACCAAGCAAGGACCCCAAGTGGATCAGGCTCAATTTGATAAAATCATGAGCTATATTGAAGCCGGACAGCGAGAAGGGGCAAAAATGCTGTGTGGCGGAAATCGAATTGGCGATCGCGGCTTCTTTGTTGAACCGACTGTCTTTGCTGATGTTGATAACTCCATGAAGATTGCCCAAGAGGAAATCTTTGGTCCGGTGATGAGCATTATTAAGTTTAAAGACATCGATGAAGCGATTCGTCTGGGAAACACCACTATGTACGGACTCGCCGCAGGAGTGTGGACAAAAGACATAGCTAAAGCCCACGCGATCGCTCATAATGTGCGTGCAGGTACAGTTTGGGTCAATTGCTACCATGTCTTTGACGCGGCTGCACCCTTTGGTGGATTTAAACAGTCTGGCATAGGTCGCGAATTAGGTGAGTATTGTTTAGAGAATTACACTGAAGTGAAAACCGTGACCGTGCAACTGTAG
- a CDS encoding Uma2 family endonuclease — MVYTSSQLLIFEEFIAHYSNNTRYELADGELIDMEPTGPHETVAGKLASKLSIELERQGHPWFIPRTCIVRPFTDAATARRPDVVVLDETALVNEPLWEREPVITLGTSIKLILEVVSTNWETDYARKVEEYALLGIPEYWIVDYRGLGGVAFIGRPKQPTITVCQLVGEDYVQQQYRLGKLIESRMLPRLAFKLDDVLPR, encoded by the coding sequence ATGGTTTATACGTCATCTCAACTGCTAATTTTCGAGGAATTTATCGCCCACTATAGCAACAATACTCGCTATGAATTAGCGGATGGAGAGTTAATTGACATGGAACCAACGGGACCTCATGAAACAGTCGCGGGAAAATTAGCCAGTAAACTGAGTATTGAGTTAGAACGACAAGGACATCCCTGGTTTATTCCGCGCACTTGTATTGTTAGACCTTTTACAGATGCAGCTACGGCGCGTCGTCCTGATGTCGTGGTTTTAGATGAAACTGCATTAGTGAATGAGCCGTTATGGGAGCGAGAACCTGTGATTACGTTGGGAACTTCGATTAAATTGATTCTTGAAGTAGTAAGTACAAATTGGGAGACAGATTATGCTCGTAAAGTTGAAGAATATGCCTTGTTGGGTATTCCCGAATATTGGATTGTTGATTATCGAGGATTAGGTGGTGTTGCTTTCATTGGCAGACCCAAGCAGCCAACTATTACAGTTTGTCAGTTAGTCGGTGAAGACTATGTTCAACAGCAATATCGACTGGGAAAGTTAATTGAGTCACGAATGTTACCCAGGTTAGCATTTAAACTTGATGATGTGCTGCCAAGATGA